The Daucus carota subsp. sativus chromosome 9, DH1 v3.0, whole genome shotgun sequence genome window below encodes:
- the LOC108201462 gene encoding loganic acid O-methyltransferase — protein MEYIVAMNGGDGPNSYTRNSKLQEESFNSTKPLLIGCIRDNLDIHKSCKVFRIADLGCSVGPNTFSCVNTIVQEVQLKFNAEFPGFTSLPKFQVFFSDTFSNDFNTLFNALPADRVYMAAGVPGSFHGPLFPKGSMNFMHSSCSCHWISEVPKEVLTKDSRAWNKGRITYVRSSCEVKKAFSAQFRSDFKAFIGARSEELAPGGLMVISIPCKTDESDFIMDLFDVLGDAFADMVHEGLVEEELLDSFNIPFCIPKPSEVIKVVSSDEHFNILKVEQSFVTAKLSSAEEIMFYTSQIRAVTEGLINKHFGPNILMDDLFDRYCHKLKEFSTRFQNIEKWGTLFLAVKRVIMKDELIQTSSEA, from the exons ATGGAGTACATTGTAGCTATGAATGGTGGAGATGGCCCTAACAGCTACACCCGGAATTCCAAGTTACAG GAAGAGTCATTCAATAGCACAAAACCACTGCTAATTGGGTgcataagagacaatcttgacaTACATAAAAGTTGCAAAGTTTTCAGAATCGCAGACCTTGGATGCTCAGTAGGCCCTAACACTTTTTCATGTGTTAACACCATAGTACAAGAAGTGCAGCTCAAGTTCAATGCTGAATTTCCAGGATTCACCAGCCTCCCCAAGTTTCAAGTTTTCTTTAGTGACACCTTTAGCAATGACTTCAACACCCTATTCAATGCTCTTCCTGCGGATAGGGTGTACATGGCAGCTGGAGTTCCTGGCTCTTTTCACGGGCCATTGTTCCCAAAAGGGTCCATGAATTTCATGCACTCTTCTTGCTCTTGTCATTGGATTTCTGAAGTTCCTAAAGAAGTACTAACAAAGGACTCCAGGGCTTGGAACAAAGGCAGAATAACTTACGTCAGAAGTTCTTGTGaagtcaaaaaggctttctcaGCTCAGTTTAGGAGCGACTTCAAAGCTTTCATAGGTGCAAGATCTGAGGAACTAGCGCCTGGAGGGTTGATGGTCATATCCATCCCTTGCAAGACTGATGAATCTGATTTCATCATGGATTTGTTCGATGTCTTGGGAGACGCATTTGCTGACATGGTTCATGAG GGCCTGGTAGAGGAAGAACTTCTCGACTCGTTCAATATACCATTCTGTATACCGAAACCGTCTGAGGTGATTAAAGTAGTCTCCAGTGATGAGCATTTCAATATTCTCAAGGTGGAGCAATCATTTGTGACAGCAAAGCTGAGTTCTGCTGAAGAAATTATGTTTTACACTTCTCAAATTAGAGCAGTAACAGAAGGCCTTATAAACAAGCACTTTGGACCAAATATTCTCATGGATGACCTCTTTGATCGATACTGCCATAAGCTCAAAGAATTCTCAACCCGGTTTCAAAATATTGAAAAGTGGGGAACTCTTTTCCTAGCTGTTAAGCGAGTGATCATGAAAGATGAACTCATTCAGACAAGTAGCGAAGCATGA